One Halobaculum roseum DNA segment encodes these proteins:
- the pstA gene encoding phosphate ABC transporter permease PstA, protein MATDTSTGDIESFGTVNKTVGTVFKYVLLAATLFGLVVLGALLVYVANDAIQPLTADPGWHLTFLLTLVLPTIGVGTFLYRRDTDALRFGATTVGMTVVTLMFSGGVGMIFVDILSPFVFLSYVLALALPFVLVLALQRRARRIPFFTRAAATTVAFYLSLFGLPGPVGAVAGIPAIVPGLPAVIQSVPTIPLPWMSLTATLGLGVAALVGVYAARIRDRRAGLIAGAGALAAIGASGALGPALGVTSVPAVVLASVAVVPTAAYAAGTAVSLPERRIGLLVPAVVIGGALAGEVAVGALGFAGPQSWVDWQFLTSAHSRTAVNAGLYPAIGGSILLMVTVAILSFPLGVGAAVYLEEYAPDNRFTRFIDVNISNLAGVPSVVYGLLGLGVFVTYLGRPTGTVLIGGATLALLILPIVIISSREAIRSVPNEMRQASYGMGATKWQTVRRVVLPRAFPGILTGTILALGRAIGETAPLIMIGAPSVLFSLPTGFTSKVSAMPLQVFAWSSLFASEDFYTKAVPAGVVVLVGVLLAMNSIAIVLRNRYQSEQ, encoded by the coding sequence ATGGCGACCGACACGTCCACCGGCGATATCGAGAGCTTCGGAACGGTCAACAAGACCGTCGGCACCGTCTTCAAGTACGTCCTGCTGGCGGCGACGCTGTTCGGGCTCGTCGTGCTCGGCGCGCTGCTGGTGTACGTCGCCAACGACGCCATCCAGCCGCTCACCGCCGACCCCGGCTGGCACCTCACGTTCCTCCTCACGCTCGTGCTCCCGACGATCGGGGTCGGCACGTTCCTCTACCGACGCGATACCGACGCCCTCCGATTCGGCGCGACGACCGTCGGGATGACGGTCGTGACGCTCATGTTCTCCGGCGGCGTCGGGATGATCTTCGTCGACATCCTCTCGCCGTTCGTCTTCCTCTCGTACGTGCTCGCGCTGGCGCTTCCCTTCGTGCTCGTGCTCGCGCTCCAACGCCGGGCGCGACGGATCCCGTTCTTCACGCGGGCGGCCGCGACGACGGTGGCGTTCTACCTCTCGCTGTTCGGTCTCCCCGGGCCCGTCGGCGCGGTCGCCGGCATCCCGGCCATCGTCCCCGGACTCCCCGCGGTGATCCAGTCGGTCCCGACGATCCCGCTCCCTTGGATGTCGCTCACCGCGACGCTCGGCCTCGGCGTCGCCGCACTCGTCGGCGTGTACGCCGCCCGGATCCGCGACCGACGCGCCGGCCTGATCGCCGGGGCCGGCGCGCTGGCGGCCATCGGGGCGAGCGGCGCGCTCGGGCCCGCGCTCGGCGTCACCTCGGTACCCGCGGTGGTGCTCGCCTCGGTGGCCGTCGTTCCGACGGCGGCGTACGCCGCCGGCACCGCGGTCTCGCTGCCCGAGCGCCGGATCGGCCTGCTCGTGCCGGCGGTCGTCATCGGCGGGGCGCTCGCCGGCGAGGTCGCCGTCGGCGCCCTCGGCTTCGCGGGCCCGCAGTCGTGGGTCGACTGGCAGTTCCTCACGAGCGCACACAGCCGGACCGCCGTCAACGCCGGGCTGTACCCCGCGATCGGCGGCTCCATCCTGCTGATGGTCACGGTCGCGATCCTGTCGTTCCCGCTCGGCGTCGGCGCCGCGGTGTACCTCGAGGAGTACGCCCCGGACAACCGCTTCACGCGCTTCATCGACGTGAACATCTCCAACCTCGCGGGCGTCCCCTCCGTCGTGTACGGGCTGCTCGGGCTGGGCGTGTTCGTCACGTACCTCGGTCGGCCGACCGGGACCGTCCTCATCGGCGGCGCGACGCTGGCGCTGCTCATCCTCCCGATCGTGATCATCTCCTCGCGGGAGGCGATCCGGAGCGTCCCCAACGAGATGCGGCAGGCGTCCTACGGGATGGGGGCGACGAAGTGGCAGACCGTCCGCCGGGTCGTGCTCCCGCGGGCGTTCCCGGGGATCCTCACCGGAACGATCCTCGCGCTCGGCCGGGCGATCGGCGAGACCGCGCCGCTCATCATGATCGGGGCGCCGAGCGTCCTGTTCTCGCTGCCGACCGGCTTCACCTCGAAGGTGAGCGCGATGCCGCTGCAGGTATTCGCGTGGTCGAGCCTGTTCGCGAGCGAGGACTTCTACACGAAGGCCGTCCCCGCGGGCGTCGTGGTGCTCGTGGGCGTCCTCCTGGCGATGAACTCGATCGCGATCGTCCTGCGAAACAGGTATCAGAGCGAGCAGTAA
- the pstC gene encoding phosphate ABC transporter permease subunit PstC → MSTDDITEDLTRDTQNSPAELLTRSFFFLCAVLSIVTTISIVVLLVTEAAKFFTLTAPLMGVEGPTASIVDFLTGTTWEINNGEFGVLTLVSATLMITIGSAVIALPLGVATAIYLSEYAAPRHRAFLKPALEVLAGIPTVVYGFFALIYITPAIQTVLPETGTFNLLSASIVVGIMIIPMVASISEDAMSAVPDELRQAGYGMGATKFDVSTGIVVPAALSGILSSFILALSRAIGETMAVTVAAGSQAQFLNPIDPTAYQEGALPMTAAMVQLLLGDITGGGLAYRSLFAIGLTLFVITLVMNVISDLIAQRYREEY, encoded by the coding sequence ATGAGCACCGACGACATCACGGAGGACCTTACCCGGGACACACAGAACTCGCCCGCGGAGCTGCTCACGCGGTCGTTCTTCTTCCTGTGCGCGGTGCTCTCGATCGTCACGACGATCAGTATCGTCGTCCTCCTCGTGACCGAGGCGGCGAAGTTCTTCACGCTCACGGCGCCGCTGATGGGCGTGGAGGGACCGACCGCCTCCATCGTGGACTTCCTCACCGGGACTACGTGGGAGATCAACAACGGGGAGTTCGGCGTGCTCACGCTCGTGTCCGCCACGCTGATGATCACTATCGGCTCGGCGGTCATCGCGCTCCCGCTCGGGGTCGCGACGGCCATCTACCTCAGCGAGTACGCCGCCCCGCGACACCGCGCGTTCCTGAAGCCGGCGCTCGAGGTGCTCGCGGGCATCCCGACGGTCGTCTACGGCTTCTTCGCGCTCATCTACATCACCCCCGCCATCCAGACCGTCCTCCCGGAGACGGGCACGTTCAACCTCCTGTCGGCGAGCATCGTCGTCGGTATCATGATCATCCCGATGGTCGCGTCGATCAGCGAGGACGCGATGTCGGCGGTGCCCGACGAACTCCGGCAGGCGGGCTACGGGATGGGCGCGACCAAGTTCGACGTGTCCACCGGCATCGTCGTCCCGGCGGCGCTGTCGGGGATCCTCTCGTCGTTCATCCTCGCGCTCTCGCGGGCCATCGGCGAGACGATGGCCGTCACCGTCGCCGCGGGCTCGCAGGCGCAGTTCCTGAACCCGATCGACCCCACGGCGTACCAGGAGGGCGCGCTCCCGATGACCGCGGCGATGGTCCAACTGCTGTTGGGGGACATCACCGGCGGGGGGCTCGCGTACCGGAGCCTCTTCGCCATCGGGCTGACCCTCTTCGTCATCACCCTCGTCATGAACGTCATCAGCGACCTGATCGCACAGCGGTACCGCGAGGAGTACTGA
- a CDS encoding PstS family phosphate ABC transporter substrate-binding protein, with protein sequence MTDQPDSATRRAFMTAAGTAGVLGLAGCTSNPDSGGSGGSDGGSEQLSGDIDIAGSSTVFPLATAFAETFQQEHSEVNVNIQSTGSGGGFANFFCAGETDFNNASRPIQPEEEEACADNDIVPVELTVATDALTVIVNNEADFIDSMTVEELRTLWSAEEQPETWSEVNSDWPDEEIELYGPSDASGTYDYFIESIIGEEGPGHRQDYSATEQDRTIVQGVQGSQYAVGYLGFAYYSANTDAVKAVAIDDGDGPVEPSLETARTGEYTPLSRPLFTYPKQSALAEDHIAEFARYFVENTTNEEVVAEDVGYVPLTDEQQAEQLETLEAAIEEANA encoded by the coding sequence ATGACGGATCAACCCGACTCCGCGACGCGGCGTGCCTTCATGACTGCTGCGGGAACGGCGGGCGTCCTCGGCCTGGCTGGCTGTACGAGCAACCCGGACTCCGGCGGGTCCGGCGGGTCCGACGGCGGTTCCGAGCAGCTCTCGGGCGACATCGACATCGCGGGGTCCTCGACGGTGTTCCCCCTGGCGACGGCGTTCGCCGAGACGTTCCAGCAGGAACACTCCGAGGTCAACGTCAACATTCAGTCGACGGGCTCGGGCGGCGGGTTCGCGAACTTCTTCTGTGCCGGCGAGACGGACTTCAACAACGCCTCCCGGCCGATCCAGCCCGAGGAGGAGGAGGCGTGTGCGGACAACGACATCGTCCCCGTCGAGCTGACGGTCGCGACGGACGCGCTGACGGTCATCGTGAACAACGAGGCCGACTTCATCGACTCGATGACCGTCGAGGAGCTTCGGACGCTGTGGTCCGCCGAGGAGCAGCCCGAGACGTGGAGCGAGGTCAACTCCGACTGGCCCGACGAGGAGATCGAGCTGTACGGCCCCTCGGACGCCTCCGGGACGTACGACTACTTCATCGAGTCCATCATCGGCGAGGAGGGTCCGGGCCACCGCCAGGACTACTCCGCCACCGAGCAGGACCGCACCATCGTCCAGGGCGTCCAGGGCTCGCAGTACGCCGTCGGCTACCTCGGGTTCGCCTACTACAGCGCGAACACCGACGCGGTGAAGGCGGTCGCCATCGACGACGGCGACGGCCCCGTCGAGCCGTCGCTCGAAACCGCGCGGACGGGCGAGTACACCCCGCTGTCGCGTCCGCTGTTCACCTACCCGAAGCAGTCGGCGCTGGCCGAGGACCACATCGCCGAGTTCGCCCGGTACTTCGTCGAGAACACGACCAACGAGGAGGTCGTCGCCGAGGATGTCGGCTACGTTCCGCTGACCGACGAGCAGCAGGCCGAGCAGCTGGAGACGCTGGAGGCCGCGATCGAGGAAGCGAACGCCTAG
- a CDS encoding phosphate uptake regulator PhoU, which produces MVETRKVQVTGGSTYTVSIPKEWATDNGVSAGTEVEFYPEGDSLFLTPVSDEERTEGTLDIGDLSGDQLTRAVMTMYVSGFDIIALEAARITNDQRRTIRDSVQSLVGLEVLEETRDRVVIRDLLDSSELSIHNAVTRMRLIAVSMLEDAVDALTTGDEDMALDVIQRDDDVDRLYMVVSRIFRATLRTPKAAEDIGLSREVCFDYHSSARQLERVADHATKIAHLTLELLGSEAADAVGGEVPSPEDGVGEVLPAEFNEALQALDEDAREVVDRAMEALFADDSTEATELANEARGAVLGVDQRAREIDELLRELDPARAQLLGLIVDSVSRSADYGGNIAETALQKAAPTP; this is translated from the coding sequence ATGGTCGAGACACGGAAGGTGCAGGTGACGGGCGGGTCGACGTACACCGTCTCCATTCCGAAGGAGTGGGCGACGGACAACGGCGTCAGCGCGGGCACCGAGGTCGAGTTCTACCCCGAGGGGGACTCCCTGTTTCTCACGCCGGTGAGCGACGAGGAGCGCACCGAGGGGACGCTCGACATCGGCGATCTGTCGGGCGACCAGCTCACGCGCGCGGTGATGACGATGTACGTCTCCGGGTTCGACATCATCGCGCTGGAGGCCGCCCGGATCACCAACGACCAGCGACGCACCATCCGCGACTCGGTGCAGAGCCTCGTCGGCCTGGAGGTGCTGGAGGAGACGCGCGATCGCGTCGTGATCCGCGACCTGCTCGACTCCTCGGAGCTGTCGATCCACAACGCCGTCACCCGGATGCGCCTCATCGCCGTCTCGATGCTGGAGGACGCGGTGGACGCGCTCACCACCGGGGACGAGGACATGGCGCTGGACGTGATCCAGCGCGACGACGACGTGGACCGGCTGTACATGGTCGTCTCGCGCATCTTCCGGGCGACGCTGCGCACGCCGAAGGCCGCCGAGGACATCGGCCTCTCGCGGGAGGTGTGCTTCGACTACCACTCCAGCGCGCGCCAGCTCGAGCGGGTCGCCGACCACGCGACGAAGATCGCCCATCTCACCCTGGAGCTGCTGGGAAGCGAGGCGGCCGACGCCGTCGGCGGCGAGGTCCCGAGCCCGGAGGACGGCGTCGGCGAGGTGCTCCCGGCGGAGTTCAACGAGGCGCTCCAGGCGCTCGACGAGGACGCGCGCGAGGTCGTCGACCGCGCGATGGAGGCGCTGTTCGCCGACGACAGCACCGAGGCGACCGAGCTGGCGAACGAGGCGCGCGGCGCCGTGCTCGGCGTCGACCAGCGCGCACGCGAGATCGACGAGCTCCTCCGCGAGTTGGACCCCGCACGCGCGCAGCTGCTCGGGCTCATCGTCGACTCCGTCTCGCGGTCGGCCGACTACGGCGGCAACATCGCCGAGACCGCCCTCCAGAAGGCCGCGCCGACGCCGTAA
- a CDS encoding molybdopterin biosynthesis protein — MSDRREFRDLAEPEEAHEAIASLDLAPEPETVSLDEARGRVLAERIDAELDVPGFDRASMDGYAVRARDTFGADEMDPATLDLIGAVHAGAEPDVTVEPGTCAEISTGAVMPDGADAVVMVERTTEVTGEDESGADADVESVEIRTSVAPGDHVMFAGADIAAGGRALGPGTEITPREIGLLSALGLDEVPVRGRPTVGIVSTGDELVRPGEEIHSERGQIYDVNSYTIAAGVEEAGGEAVLYPHAGDDYDEMERLLVEASEECDLVLSSGSTSASAVDVIYRVIEDRGDLLLHGVAVKPGKPMLVGRVGDSAYVGLPGYPVSALTIFRTFVARAVREAAGKPEPRTAAVTGRMARQERYSEGRMRLMPAGLTETGPTGPDRGGEAAGARSGNTLVYPVDKGSGATTSLVEADGVVVVDPDTEYLAAGEEVEVQLFSPDVRAPTLFAVGEDDPALSRLLDRVDRPRHLAVGSREGLRRLRDGVPDAAVVAGEPGREPVAAPDPTADDEPVPTEVLGEWTREWGLIVPAGNPDDVTGLADLIDRDLRFVNRDSNSGLRTTLANALADLADERGTTRREATEAVDGFDRAVRAHESPARRVLAGDADAGLGLRATAERLDTGFVPLGTEPVRVHANPARVDKAGVRQLREAVADGDDVFQALAGYDH, encoded by the coding sequence ATGAGCGACCGCCGGGAGTTCCGCGATCTCGCCGAGCCCGAGGAGGCCCACGAGGCGATCGCCTCGCTCGATCTGGCGCCCGAGCCGGAGACGGTGTCGCTGGACGAGGCGCGGGGGCGGGTGCTCGCCGAGCGGATCGACGCCGAGCTGGACGTGCCCGGCTTCGACCGCGCCTCGATGGACGGTTACGCGGTCCGCGCGCGCGACACGTTCGGTGCCGACGAGATGGACCCGGCCACGCTCGACCTGATCGGGGCGGTCCACGCCGGCGCCGAACCCGACGTGACCGTCGAGCCGGGAACCTGCGCGGAGATCTCCACGGGCGCGGTGATGCCCGACGGCGCCGACGCGGTGGTGATGGTCGAGCGGACCACCGAGGTCACGGGCGAGGACGAGAGCGGCGCCGACGCGGACGTGGAGTCCGTCGAGATCCGGACCTCCGTCGCCCCCGGCGACCACGTGATGTTCGCGGGCGCCGACATCGCCGCCGGCGGGCGCGCGCTCGGTCCCGGAACCGAGATAACCCCGCGCGAGATCGGGCTGCTGTCGGCGCTGGGACTCGACGAGGTGCCAGTTCGCGGGCGTCCGACGGTCGGTATCGTCTCCACCGGCGACGAACTCGTTCGCCCCGGGGAGGAGATCCACAGCGAGCGCGGGCAGATCTACGACGTGAACAGCTACACCATCGCCGCGGGCGTCGAGGAGGCCGGCGGCGAGGCCGTCCTCTACCCCCACGCCGGCGACGACTACGACGAGATGGAGCGCCTGCTCGTGGAGGCCAGCGAGGAGTGCGACCTGGTGCTCTCGTCGGGGTCCACCTCGGCGTCGGCCGTCGACGTGATCTACCGGGTGATCGAGGATCGCGGCGACCTCCTCTTACACGGCGTCGCGGTCAAGCCGGGCAAGCCGATGCTCGTGGGCCGCGTGGGCGACTCCGCGTACGTCGGCCTCCCGGGGTATCCCGTCTCGGCGCTGACGATCTTCCGCACGTTCGTCGCGCGGGCGGTGCGCGAGGCCGCCGGGAAACCGGAGCCGCGGACCGCCGCCGTGACCGGTCGGATGGCCCGGCAGGAACGCTACTCGGAGGGCCGGATGCGGCTCATGCCCGCGGGGCTGACTGAGACCGGGCCGACAGGCCCGGACCGGGGCGGCGAAGCCGCCGGAGCCCGGTCCGGGAACACGCTCGTCTACCCCGTCGACAAAGGGTCGGGCGCGACGACGAGCCTCGTCGAGGCCGACGGCGTGGTCGTCGTCGACCCCGACACCGAGTACCTCGCCGCGGGCGAGGAGGTCGAGGTGCAGCTGTTCTCGCCGGACGTGCGCGCGCCGACACTGTTCGCCGTCGGCGAGGACGACCCCGCCCTCTCCCGGCTGCTCGACCGGGTCGACCGCCCGCGGCACCTCGCGGTCGGTTCCCGTGAGGGACTGCGCCGCCTCCGCGACGGCGTCCCCGACGCCGCCGTCGTCGCCGGCGAGCCCGGGCGGGAGCCGGTCGCCGCGCCGGACCCGACCGCCGACGACGAGCCGGTCCCGACGGAGGTCCTCGGGGAGTGGACCCGCGAGTGGGGGCTGATCGTCCCCGCCGGCAACCCCGACGACGTGACCGGACTGGCGGACCTGATCGACCGCGACCTCCGGTTCGTCAACCGCGACTCGAACTCGGGGCTGCGGACCACCCTGGCGAACGCGCTCGCGGACCTGGCCGACGAGCGCGGGACCACTCGCCGGGAGGCGACCGAGGCCGTCGACGGCTTCGACCGCGCCGTCAGGGCCCACGAGTCGCCCGCGCGGCGCGTGCTGGCGGGCGACGCGGACGCGGGACTCGGGCTACGGGCGACGGCCGAGCGGCTCGACACCGGGTTCGTTCCGCTGGGAACCGAGCCGGTTCGCGTCCACGCGAACCCCGCCCGCGTCGACAAGGCGGGCGTGCGGCAGTTACGCGAGGCGGTCGCCGACGGCGACGACGTGTTCCAGGCACTGGCGGGGTACGATCACTGA
- a CDS encoding molybdopterin molybdotransferase MoeA translates to MSHDRTRSGFKDRTRVADARERLLAAAAPHGRTETVPLTAADGRAVADATTAPTPVPGYDRAAMDGWAVRAEDTFGASARSPAVLFTEDDEVAPEGAVRVHTGSELPPGADAVVKIEEAERVPRSGTAGSSGEGTDPRDEIGEEVEVFDAVAEGENVGPTGEDVAEGQTLYEPPHRLRPSDLGLLKSVGIDEVEVADRPRVSVIPTGEELVQADPDPGEVIETNGLTVSRLAERWGGDATYRDIVTDDEDALRGAVERDLDHDVVVTTGGSSVGERDLIPEVVDEIGEVLVHGVALKPGHPVALGVVEGTPVVMLPGYPVACIVNAVQFLRPVIREIGSLPHDTHPTRRAILSRKVSSEPGVRTFARVTLDPIDGRGADTDGAGDAARDGDGPAFEATPTRASGSGMLSSVALADGWVVVPESREGLDAGEAVDVDLWEVSE, encoded by the coding sequence ATGAGTCACGACCGCACACGCTCCGGGTTCAAGGACCGAACCCGGGTCGCAGACGCGCGCGAGCGCCTCCTCGCGGCCGCCGCCCCGCACGGCCGCACCGAGACGGTCCCGCTGACGGCGGCCGACGGCCGCGCCGTCGCCGACGCGACGACCGCGCCGACGCCGGTGCCGGGGTACGACCGCGCCGCGATGGACGGGTGGGCCGTCCGCGCAGAGGACACCTTCGGCGCCTCCGCCCGATCGCCCGCCGTCCTGTTCACGGAGGACGACGAGGTCGCCCCCGAGGGAGCCGTTCGCGTCCACACCGGGAGCGAACTGCCGCCCGGCGCCGACGCGGTCGTCAAGATCGAGGAGGCCGAGCGCGTGCCGCGCAGCGGCACGGCCGGGTCGAGCGGGGAGGGAACCGACCCGCGAGACGAGATCGGCGAGGAGGTGGAGGTGTTCGACGCCGTCGCCGAGGGCGAGAACGTCGGCCCGACCGGCGAGGACGTGGCCGAGGGACAGACGCTGTACGAGCCGCCCCACCGGCTGCGACCGTCCGATCTGGGGCTTCTGAAGTCCGTCGGGATCGACGAGGTCGAGGTCGCCGACCGCCCGCGCGTGTCGGTGATCCCGACCGGCGAGGAGCTGGTCCAGGCCGATCCCGACCCCGGCGAGGTCATCGAGACGAACGGCCTGACCGTCTCGCGACTCGCCGAGCGCTGGGGCGGCGACGCCACCTACCGCGACATCGTCACCGACGACGAGGACGCGCTCCGCGGGGCGGTCGAGCGCGACCTCGACCACGACGTGGTCGTCACAACCGGCGGCTCCTCCGTCGGAGAGCGCGACCTGATCCCCGAGGTGGTCGACGAGATCGGCGAGGTGCTCGTCCACGGCGTCGCGCTCAAGCCGGGGCACCCGGTCGCGCTCGGGGTCGTCGAGGGGACGCCGGTGGTCATGCTCCCCGGCTACCCGGTCGCGTGCATCGTCAACGCCGTCCAGTTCCTCCGCCCCGTCATCCGCGAGATCGGCTCGCTCCCGCACGATACGCACCCGACGCGACGGGCGATCCTCTCCCGGAAGGTGTCCTCCGAGCCGGGCGTGCGGACGTTCGCGCGGGTGACGCTGGACCCGATCGACGGGCGCGGCGCCGACACCGACGGGGCGGGCGACGCCGCCCGCGACGGCGACGGGCCCGCGTTCGAGGCGACGCCGACGCGCGCCTCCGGGTCGGGGATGCTCTCGTCGGTCGCGCTGGCGGACGGCTGGGTCGTCGTCCCCGAGTCCCGGGAGGGACTCGACGCCGGCGAGGCCGTCGACGTGGATCTGTGGGAGGTGAGCGAATGA
- a CDS encoding Hsp20/alpha crystallin family protein, translated as MSKLREALRDLPEPVFADLLESDDAYLLVIDLPGASAETTDVSLERGRLHVEARREKSPDREFSYVEEDRPLFLDAEIPLPPDATHEGSEAEMERGVLSVRLPKRAAAPEHDIAVTDA; from the coding sequence ATGTCGAAGCTACGCGAGGCGCTCCGTGACCTTCCCGAGCCGGTGTTCGCCGATCTGTTGGAGAGCGACGATGCGTACCTCCTCGTGATCGACCTGCCCGGCGCCAGCGCCGAGACGACCGACGTGAGCCTCGAACGCGGTCGCCTCCACGTCGAGGCCCGCCGCGAGAAGTCGCCCGACCGCGAGTTCAGCTACGTCGAGGAGGACCGCCCGCTGTTCCTCGACGCCGAGATCCCGCTGCCGCCGGACGCGACCCACGAGGGGAGCGAGGCGGAGATGGAGCGAGGTGTGCTCTCGGTCCGGCTCCCCAAGCGGGCCGCCGCCCCCGAACACGATATCGCCGTCACGGACGCGTAA